In Taeniopygia guttata chromosome 24, bTaeGut7.mat, whole genome shotgun sequence, a single genomic region encodes these proteins:
- the DDX25 gene encoding ATP-dependent RNA helicase DDX25, with product MAGPERGLRGLGAGTGTGPGPGCPWHGAAPRRSGPRPPGLRRPEPPVLPELPVLPELPELPELPELPEPPEPPEPPELPELPGRAAAPGLGLLPAPRAPPRDDDRVPLAELSLMNKLIHTSLVESKQHVEILQRDPNSPLFSIKTFEELPLKKELLQGVYMMGFNRPSKIQEQALPLMLAHPPQNLIAQSQSGTGKTAAFVLAMLSRASASEKYPQCLCLAPTYELALQIGQVVRAIGKFCTDIKVNYAVRGNRVLKGTVLEEQIIIGTPGTTLDWCFKQRVLDLTKISLFVLDEADIMIDTQGLSCQSIRIQRALPNSCQVLLFSATYKEPVRTFAERIIPNPIVIKLREEELTLSNIRQYFMVCQSSDEQYRALCNLYSSFIIGQVMIFCQTRRQADWLSGKMSRDGHQVAILTAELTVMQRASVIQRFREGKEKVLIATNVCARGIDVQQVTTVVNFGLPVDEDGEPDFETYLHRIGRAGRFGHRGIAFSVVQRETVQLVHKIEEYFQTTIKQLDPYDMDELEKLAAE from the exons ATGGCGGGGCCTGAGCGCGGGCTCCGCGGCCTGGGCGCCGGTACCGGTAccggccccgggccgggctgcccGTGGCACggcgccgccccgcgccgctcgggcccccgcccgcccgggcTGCGCCGGCCCGAGCCACCGGTTCTGCCCGAGCTGCCCGTTCTGCCCGAGCTGCCCGAGCTGCCCGAGCTGCCCGAGCTGCCCgagccgccggagccgccggaGCCGCCCGAGCTGCCGGAGCTGCCCGGCCGGGCCGCGGCCCCCGGGCTCGGGCTCCTCCCCGCTCCCCGCGCCCCTCCGCGGGACGACGACAGAG tgCCGCTGGCAGAGCTGTCACTGATGAACAAGTTGATCCACACATCCCTGGTGGAGTCCAAGCAGCACGTGGAGATCCTGCAGCGGGACCCCAACTCCCCACTCTTTTCCATCAAGACCTTCGAGGAGCTGCCCCT GAAGAAGGAGCTCTTGCAGGGGGTTTATATGATGGGCTTCAACAGACCATCCAAAATCCAGGAGCAGGCTCTGCCACTCATGCTGGCGCACCC GCCCCAAAATCTGATTGCCCAGAGCCagtcagggacagggaaaacagcagcttttGTCTTGGCCATGTTGAGCAGAGCCAGTGCCAGCGAGAAATATCCGCAG tGCCTCTGCCTGGCTCCCACCTACGAGCTGGCTCTGCAGATCGGGCAGGTGGTGCGGGCCATCGGGAAGTTCTGCACTGACATCAAGGTGAACTACGCTGTCCGGGGAAACCGAG TTCTGAAGGGCAcagtgctggaggagcagaTCATCATCGGAACACCAGGCACCACTCTGGACTGGTGCTTCAAACAACGCGTCCTGGACCTGACCAAGATCTCCTTGTTCGTGCTGGACGAGGCTGACATCATGATCGACACGCAGGGCCTCTCCTGCCAGAGCATCCGCATCCAGAG ggctcttcccaacAGCTGCCAAGTGCTGCTGTTCTCAGCCACTTACAAGGAGCCCGTGCGGACCTTTGCGGAGCGGATCATCCCCAACCCCATCGTGATCAAGCTGCGTGAGGAGGAGCTCACCCTGAGCAACATCAGGCAGTACTTCATGGTGTGCCAGAGCTCGGATGAGCAGTACAGGGCCCTCTGCAACCTCTATAGCAGCTTCATCATCGGTCAGGTCATGATCTTCTGCCAG ACCCGGAGGCAGGCAGACTGGCTGTCAGGGAAGATGAGCCGGGACGGGCACCAAGTGGCCATCCTGACAGCAGAGCTGACAGTGATGCAGCGGGCCAGCGTCATCCAGCGCTTCCgtgagggcaaggagaaggtcCTGATCGCCACCAACGTCTGTGCCAGAG GCATTGATGTGCAGCAGGTCACCACCGTGGTGAACTTTGGCCTCCCCGTGGATGAGGACGGCGAGCCGGATTTTGAGACCTACCTGCACCGCATTGGGAGGGCGGGACGCTTCGGGCACCGCGGCATCGCCTTCAGCGTGGTGCAGAGAGAGACCGTGCAGCTGGTGCACAAGATAGAGGAGTATTTCC AGACCACGATCAAGCAGCTG
- the HYLS1 gene encoding centriolar and ciliogenesis-associated protein HYLS1 isoform X2 gives MEPALCFSMRTYQDPPSLVGTMEKVLRAECREKLAADLSQPSSWQRCCEVPLCFQDDPYADTSIGSGTQSALPMDHKETRRLVMKRKVLRHRPDGSVEVSNESPSMEPDINTSPWNLEHSRTFMDDTISEGETESSSGTLEDYDDDDWFLEDRPYSQLGDFGSDTTSNRSVPGRPRTVPAYIAPRADRVKRADPVARLNAYRQDWKRFNFPGQDSHQGVRWAMRRQMLESGMPRRAQKRLVPNMYEVPTMKKRDSLRFGVRWDLAHCHMPRRNTCS, from the exons ATGGAACCTGCCCTGTGTTTTTCCATGAGAACTTATCAG gatCCACCGAGTTTGGTGGGAACCATGGAGAAGGTGCTAAGAGCAGAGTGCAGGGAGAAGCTGGCAGCTGATCTGAGCCAGCCAAGCTCGTGGCAGAGATGCTGCGAGGTGCCTTTGTGTTTCCAGGATGATCCCTATGCTGACACATCCATTGGTTCTGGCACACAGTCAGCCCTTCCCATGGATCATAAGGAAACCAGGAGGTTGGTGATGAAGAGGAAGGTGCTGAGGCACAGACCCGATGGAAGCGTGGAGGTCTCCAATGAGTCACCGAGCATGGAGCCAGATATAAACACCAGTCCATGGAACCTGGAGCACTCCAGGACTTTTATGGATGACACCATCTCCGAAGGGGAAACAGAGAGCAGCAGCGGCACCTTGGAGGActatgatgatgatgattggTTCCTTGAGGACAGGCCCTACTCCCagctgggggattttgggagcgACACTACATCCAACCGCTCGGTGCCAGGGCGGCCGCGCACGGTGCCCGCTTACATCGCTCCACGGGCTGACAGAGTGAAGAGAGCTGACCCGGTGGCCAGACTTAACGCCTACAGGCAAGACTGGAAGAGATTCAACTTTCCTGGGCAGGACTCACACCAGGGCGTGCGCTGGGCCATGCGGAGGCAGATGCTCGAGTCGGGAATGCCGCGCCGGGCACAGAAGCGCCTCGTGCCCAACATGTACGAGGTGCCCACCATGAAGAAGCGCGACTCCCTGCGCTTCGGCGTGCGCTGGGACCTGGCCCACTGCCACATGCCCCGTCGGAACACCTGCTCCTag
- the HYLS1 gene encoding centriolar and ciliogenesis-associated protein HYLS1 isoform X3 yields MERQRLIDPPSLVGTMEKVLRAECREKLAADLSQPSSWQRCCEVPLCFQDDPYADTSIGSGTQSALPMDHKETRRLVMKRKVLRHRPDGSVEVSNESPSMEPDINTSPWNLEHSRTFMDDTISEGETESSSGTLEDYDDDDWFLEDRPYSQLGDFGSDTTSNRSVPGRPRTVPAYIAPRADRVKRADPVARLNAYRQDWKRFNFPGQDSHQGVRWAMRRQMLESGMPRRAQKRLVPNMYEVPTMKKRDSLRFGVRWDLAHCHMPRRNTCS; encoded by the exons ATGGAAAGACAACGTTTAATT gatCCACCGAGTTTGGTGGGAACCATGGAGAAGGTGCTAAGAGCAGAGTGCAGGGAGAAGCTGGCAGCTGATCTGAGCCAGCCAAGCTCGTGGCAGAGATGCTGCGAGGTGCCTTTGTGTTTCCAGGATGATCCCTATGCTGACACATCCATTGGTTCTGGCACACAGTCAGCCCTTCCCATGGATCATAAGGAAACCAGGAGGTTGGTGATGAAGAGGAAGGTGCTGAGGCACAGACCCGATGGAAGCGTGGAGGTCTCCAATGAGTCACCGAGCATGGAGCCAGATATAAACACCAGTCCATGGAACCTGGAGCACTCCAGGACTTTTATGGATGACACCATCTCCGAAGGGGAAACAGAGAGCAGCAGCGGCACCTTGGAGGActatgatgatgatgattggTTCCTTGAGGACAGGCCCTACTCCCagctgggggattttgggagcgACACTACATCCAACCGCTCGGTGCCAGGGCGGCCGCGCACGGTGCCCGCTTACATCGCTCCACGGGCTGACAGAGTGAAGAGAGCTGACCCGGTGGCCAGACTTAACGCCTACAGGCAAGACTGGAAGAGATTCAACTTTCCTGGGCAGGACTCACACCAGGGCGTGCGCTGGGCCATGCGGAGGCAGATGCTCGAGTCGGGAATGCCGCGCCGGGCACAGAAGCGCCTCGTGCCCAACATGTACGAGGTGCCCACCATGAAGAAGCGCGACTCCCTGCGCTTCGGCGTGCGCTGGGACCTGGCCCACTGCCACATGCCCCGTCGGAACACCTGCTCCTag
- the HYLS1 gene encoding centriolar and ciliogenesis-associated protein HYLS1 isoform X1 — protein MAARGRCLNRGGGCGSQRSSGSGAAGPEDPPSLVGTMEKVLRAECREKLAADLSQPSSWQRCCEVPLCFQDDPYADTSIGSGTQSALPMDHKETRRLVMKRKVLRHRPDGSVEVSNESPSMEPDINTSPWNLEHSRTFMDDTISEGETESSSGTLEDYDDDDWFLEDRPYSQLGDFGSDTTSNRSVPGRPRTVPAYIAPRADRVKRADPVARLNAYRQDWKRFNFPGQDSHQGVRWAMRRQMLESGMPRRAQKRLVPNMYEVPTMKKRDSLRFGVRWDLAHCHMPRRNTCS, from the exons ATGGCGGCGCGGGGGAGGTGCTTAAACCGCGGCGGCGGTTGCGGGTCCCAACGGAGCAGCGGGAgcggcgcggccgggcccgAG gatCCACCGAGTTTGGTGGGAACCATGGAGAAGGTGCTAAGAGCAGAGTGCAGGGAGAAGCTGGCAGCTGATCTGAGCCAGCCAAGCTCGTGGCAGAGATGCTGCGAGGTGCCTTTGTGTTTCCAGGATGATCCCTATGCTGACACATCCATTGGTTCTGGCACACAGTCAGCCCTTCCCATGGATCATAAGGAAACCAGGAGGTTGGTGATGAAGAGGAAGGTGCTGAGGCACAGACCCGATGGAAGCGTGGAGGTCTCCAATGAGTCACCGAGCATGGAGCCAGATATAAACACCAGTCCATGGAACCTGGAGCACTCCAGGACTTTTATGGATGACACCATCTCCGAAGGGGAAACAGAGAGCAGCAGCGGCACCTTGGAGGActatgatgatgatgattggTTCCTTGAGGACAGGCCCTACTCCCagctgggggattttgggagcgACACTACATCCAACCGCTCGGTGCCAGGGCGGCCGCGCACGGTGCCCGCTTACATCGCTCCACGGGCTGACAGAGTGAAGAGAGCTGACCCGGTGGCCAGACTTAACGCCTACAGGCAAGACTGGAAGAGATTCAACTTTCCTGGGCAGGACTCACACCAGGGCGTGCGCTGGGCCATGCGGAGGCAGATGCTCGAGTCGGGAATGCCGCGCCGGGCACAGAAGCGCCTCGTGCCCAACATGTACGAGGTGCCCACCATGAAGAAGCGCGACTCCCTGCGCTTCGGCGTGCGCTGGGACCTGGCCCACTGCCACATGCCCCGTCGGAACACCTGCTCCTag
- the PUS3 gene encoding tRNA pseudouridine(38/39) synthase, translating into MAEESTATDHEQLLRRVQELEVEVKRLQEKLQEDKEGAGKREAPPAPGKGRKRQQRPFDFAAHSRRHVALRIAYLGWGYQGFASQENTPNTIEEKLFEALKKTRLVDDRQTSNYHRCGRTDKGVSAFGQVISLDLRSSLPEGQQLNGHGGEGQQEELRYTHILNRVLPPDIRVLAWAPVGPEFSARFSCLSRTYRYFFPCAQLDVALMDTAAQRYVGTHDFRNLCKMDVANGVLNFQRTILRARVTRVNGGGEARPRDPFQLCQFEVTGQAFLYHQVRCMMAVLFLIGQGMESPDVIDELLNVEKNPRKPQYSMAVEFPLVLYDCEFPDLQWLYDPEVQGFNVTHLQQLWASHAVKTHVLRDMLAGLDAAPMATGKDPGSSLVPWGELQPPLHSQISGFLEGVQARSYKPLLARPRCEGLEARIEHWVRRGRIEPPPGPEGKRGSGAAPEQLPKRICVDPE; encoded by the exons ATGGCTGAGGAGAGCACGGCTACTGACCACGAGCAGCTCCTGAGGAgggtgcaggagctggaagtGGAGGTGAAGCGGCTGCAGGAGAAGCTCCAGGAGGACAAGGAGGGTGCTGGGAAGAGAgaggctcctccagcccctgggaaaggcaggaaacgCCAACAACGGCCCTTTGATTTCGCTGCCCACAGCCGCAGACACGTGGCACTGCGCATCGCCTACCTGGGCTGGGGCTACCAGGGCTTTGCCAGCCAGGAGAACACCCCCAACACCATCGAGGAGAAGCTCTTTGAAGCCCTGAAGAAGACACGGCTGGTGGACGACAGACAGACATCCAACTACCACCGCTGTGGGCGCACGGACAAGGGTGTCAGCGCCTTCGGGCAG GTGATCTCCCTGGATCTCCGCTCCAGCCTGCCAGAGGGGCAGCAGCTCAACGGCCACGGGGgcgaggggcagcaggaggagctccGGTACACCCACATCCTGAACAGGGTGCTGCCGCCCGACATCCGGGTGCTGGCCTGGGCCCCCGTGGGGCCGGAGTTCAGCGCCCGCTTCAGCTGCCTGAGCCGGACCTACCGCTACTTCTTCCCCTGCGCCCAGCTGGACGTGGCCCTCATGGACACCGCGGCCCAGCGCTACGTGGGCACCCACGACTTCCGCAACCTCTGCAAGATGGACGTGGCCAACGGGGTGCTCAACTTCCAGAGGACGATCCTCAGGGCCAGAGTGACACGGGTGAACGGGGGAGGAGAAGCCAGGCCACGGGATCCCTTCCAGCTGTGCCAGTTCGAGGTGACGGGGCAGGCATTCCTGTACCACCAAGTCCGCTGCATGATGGCCGTGCTCTTCCTCATCGGGCAGGGCATGGAGAGCCCAGATGTCATTGATGAGCTGCTGAATGTGGAGAAGAACCCCCGGAAACCGCAGTACAG CATGGCGGTCGAGTTCCCCCTGGTCCTGTACGACTGCGAGTTCCCAGACCTGCAGTGGCTCTACGACCCAGAGGTGCAGGGCTTCAACGTGACACacttgcagcagctctgggccaGCCACGCCGTCAAAACCCACGTGCTCCGGGAcatgctggcagggctggatgctGCTCCCATGGCCACAGGAAAAG ATCCAGGGAGCAGCCTGGTGCCCTGGGGTGAGCTGCAGCCCCCGCTGCACAGCCAGATCAGCGGTTTCCTGGAAGGGGTGCAAGCCCGCAGCTACAAGCCGCTGctggcccggccccgctgcgaGGGGCTGGAGGCGCGGATCGAGCACTGGGTGCGGAGGGGCCGCATCGAGCCGCCCCCGGGCCCCGAGGGCAAGCGGGGCAGCGGCGCAGCCCCCGAGCAGCTGCCCAAGAGGATCTGTGTGGACCCCGAGTGA
- the RPUSD4 gene encoding pseudouridylate synthase RPUSD4, mitochondrial isoform X1 — protein MAAGGVAARRCWRSGAGLAGAVRGICGSGRATAAVRAEELAERLRKSEEKQRELPKDPTQRWLRELAAMSQQLQQVHPNVLAKILKQRTLYQNEEIVVIDKPYGLPVHGGPGIKNCIADVLPILAKMLENMKAEPLHLCHRLDKETTGVMVLARSKEAAEKIRLLFKTRQVEKIYWAIVLGDPDAVEGVVEIPIVEKEVQSHQSHYKMTLAPKYRLCPEDGKVMKTRGHRHAERAVTRYRRLCAASACSLLELQPITGVKHQIRVHLAYGLGCPILGDHKYSHWSKLAPQKLPEHTLRRLKLEQSKARHLPLHLHAHRLCLPLGQPLDFVCKLPLFFQKTLRKLELDIPKD, from the exons ATGGCGGCGGGTGGTGTGGCGGCGAGGCGGTGTTggcggagcggcgcggggctggCCGGGGCCGTGCGTGGCATCTGTGGGAGCGGACGGGCGACGGCGGCTGTGCGGGcggaggagctggcagagcgGCTGCGGAAGAGCGAGGAGAAACAGCGAGAG CTCCCCAAGGACCCGACGCAGCGATGGCTCCGGGAACTCGCTGCAatgagccagcagctgcagcaggttcACCCCAACGTCCTGGCCAAGATCCTTAAGCAGAGAACTCTATACCAGAATGAGGAAATTGTGGTGATAGACAAACCCTACGGGCTCCCCGTGCATG GCGGCCCTGGCATCAAGAACTGCATCGCTGATGTGCTGCCCATTTTGGCCAAGATGCTGGAGAACATGAAAGCTGAGCCACTCCACCTCTGCCACCGGCTGGACAAGGAGACCACGGGTGTGATGGTGCTGGCACGGAGTAAGGAGGCAGCGGAGAAGATCCGTCTGCTCTTCAAAACTCGTCAGGTGGAGAAGATCTACTG GGCAATTGTCCTGGGGGACCCGGACGCTGTTGAGGGCGTTGTGGAGATCCCCATTGTGGAAAAGGAGGTGCAGAGCCACCAGTCCCACTACAAA ATGACGCTGGCTCCCAAGTACCGCCTGTGTCCGGAGGACGGGAAGGTGATGAAAACCCGCGGGCACCGGCACGCCGAGCGCGCAGTGACGCGGTACCGCCGGCTGTGCGCCGCCTCCGCCTGCTcgctgctggagctccagcCCATCACCG GGGTGAAGCACCAGATCCGGGTTCACCTGGCCTATGGCTTGGGATGCCCCATCCTGGGGGATCACAAATACTCGCACTGGAGCAAACTGGCACCCCAG AAGCTTCCTGAACACACCCTGAGGAGGCtgaagctggagcagagcaaggCTCGGCACCTGCCCCTGCACCTGCACGCCCAccggctctgcctgcccctgggCCAGCCCTTAGACTTTGTCTGCAAGCTGCCCCTCTTCTTCCAAAAAACCCTGAGGAAGCTAGAGCTGGACATCCCCAAGGACTGA
- the RPUSD4 gene encoding pseudouridylate synthase RPUSD4, mitochondrial, with protein MSQQLQQVHPNVLAKILKQRTLYQNEEIVVIDKPYGLPVHDAGEHES; from the exons atgagccagcagctgcagcaggttcACCCCAACGTCCTGGCCAAGATCCTTAAGCAGAGAACTCTATACCAGAATGAGGAAATTGTGGTGATAGACAAACCCTACGGGCTCCCCGTGCATG ATGCTGGAGAACATGAAAGCTGA